Proteins encoded together in one Theileria parva strain Muguga chromosome 3 map unlocalized ctg_530, whole genome shotgun sequence window:
- a CDS encoding putative integral membrane protein encodes MQFIGFVVLISTLLVGVKCKKDVNFNPKVFKHLCRTFTNTLAVLTTHIGQKLYLHELGEGTGGKLMLLHHRLLECDTACKSIEAIVVPDDIGNQPFIVDAALGPYRKVSESEREQNDVLIFNFIETAFDAVVPLIELSKVVAAIAFVSGDIAGAEKYMESFLARRSGFKMNTTIISISITLILVISNYLFG; translated from the coding sequence ATGCAATTCATCGGTTTTGTTGTTTTAATATCCACACTGCTGGTAGGGGTGAAATGTAAGAAGGATGTAAATTTCAATCCCAAAGTATTCAAGCATTTATGCCGAACTTTCACAAACACGCTAGCAGTTTTAACAACACACATTGGTCAAAAACTATATTTACACGAGTTGGGGGAGGGTACTGGAGGCAAATTAATGTTGCTACATCATAGGCTTCTCGAATGTGATACGGCTTGTAAATCGATTGAAGCTATTGTAGTCCCAGATGACATAGGAAATCAACCATTTATAGTTGATGCTGCATTGGGTCCATACAGAAAAGTAAGCGAAAGTGAACGCGAACAAAATGACGTATTgattttcaattttatagAAACGGCTTTTGACGCGGTTGTTCCTCTTATTGAACTTAGTAAAGTAGTTGCAGCAATAGCTTTTGTCTCAGGCGATATAGCGGGAGCAGAAAAATATATGGAATCCTTCTTAGCGAGAAGAAGTGGATTCAAAATGAATACTACAATCATATCAATTTCCATCACTTTAATTCTCGTAATATCAAATTACTTATTTGGATAG
- a CDS encoding putative integral membrane protein has product MKVIGFVVLISTLLLKVKCERPHLNPVLFKTLCTVLVQKVSGLLFDVESRGDPSVMDQKLVDSVSVFKEKLKTCEIACREIDDVVLPLRLEEEIFINDAMMSGYGLKGRIDLDKTDRKIYYFIDTAFTAAVPLLEIIKQGLFVCIFTGDFSAFQEIIKTIAPNQSGFKMNTTIISISITLILVISNYLFG; this is encoded by the coding sequence ATGAAGGTAATCGGTTTCGTTGTTTTAATATCCACACTACTGTTAAAGGTAAAATGTGAAAGACCACACTTGAATCCtgtattatttaaaacacTTTGTACTGTATTGGTTCAAAAAGTTAGTGGATTGTTGTTTGATGTTGAAAGTAGGGGGGATCCAAGTGTGATGGACCAGAAACTTGTGGATAGTGTATCAGTGTTTAAAGAAAAGCTTAAAACTTGTGAAATCGCATGTAGAGAGATTGACGATGTTGTACTACCACTAAGGTTGGAAGAggaaatatttataaatgatGCAATGATGAGCGGATATGGATTAAAGGGCAGAATTGATCTTGATAAAACCGACAGgaaaatttactattttatagATACTGCTTTCACAGCAGCTGTTCCACTTcttgaaataataaaacaagGACTTTTTGTGTGTATTTTTACAGGTGATTTTTCAGCGTTTCaagaaataataaagaCCATTGCGCCAAATCAAAGTGGATTCAAAATGAATACTACAATCATATCAATTTCCATCACTTTAATTCTCGTAATATCAAATTACTTATTTGGATAG
- the metG gene encoding tRNA synthetases class I (M) family protein has product MAHHLLILNDSNESQLCRFLLKTWEPSFPLVVLYGPKIPDKLSDLYIESSELDHLKDSATDSNNYKYTVLYKELNKLNSLTQQEFEELYNNLLKHLKTVLFRPLLLLFKKTNNFLPNVLFNFKPILLHFYPLYNFPKVDGSNNTYREDKNLLYWYLEFDYNLNSIGTNNRLLELLDELENTIEEYNLDNKFVQSLLSLLNMYFDRLLFRNISLTKYTKVLKYSKLYYSLLNTHLSSTSTYTPPKGSSTPSTQDTGSKMSENPEVGPEELDKSSGAPDKLSLVDYRKLFLENKKPYHLASAIAYTNGLPHVGHAYEAVICDVISRYYRMFGRRVIFSTGTDEHGIKVLTTAKQQNKTPIEVCDYYSNEFKKFYERLLVEYDRFIRTTSESHMKAAKTIWRTVFKKGDIYLGEYNGYYSMREERFIPNTEAKLTDFKDPVSGKPYDLMSESSYFFTMERYRTPLVEYISTNQDFIYPKKVRNEILTRLKDQLDDLSISRTSFDWGIEVPSTDDIVITEYVNNDVNLGYNHDNKLFNESKFYNEVNKGDLTKKVKASHSDDQSDGDKSDQSKVPVSSNQHQNSSNNVGATGVSPTSKKTEREKHVMYVWFDALSFYMTSSGLGESLSEMTYWPTDLQVIGKDISWFQSVILATMCFSMGLPLTRKILAHGFIQGSDGRKMSKSLGNVLNLDELLQEVGVESFRYYLLKSTVMGSDVNFDQNQLKEMHNSDLADNVGNLVHRLTSLVTKYNEGVLPSYKSKVKSPFDFVEFMKECSDYVLKLDIYNVLMLTNMKFKDLNNYLTVTTPWAEKNQDKRDSVLRVLLESVYFLAHFLYPVLPQSMERLFLKLGTPKKQNVWELSLNLDNLEKDSNVSVGDILYQKFNLPEKSKA; this is encoded by the exons atggctcatcatttattaatactaaATGATTCAAACGAATCACAATTGTGTAGATTTTTGTTGAAAACTTGGGAACCTTCTTTTCCTTTGGTTGTATTATATGGACCAAAAATTCCTGACAAATTGTCAGATTTATACATAGAATCCTCGGAGCTCGACCATCTTAAAGATTCTGCAACGGATTccaataattataaatacaCGGTTTTATACAAAgaactaaataaattaaattcattaacacaacaag AATTTGAGGAGTTGTATAATAACTTACTAAAGCATCTAAAAACGGTACTATTTAGACCActtttattgttatttaaaaaaacaaaCAATTTCTTACCTAACGTcctctttaattttaagccAATATTGCTTCATTTCTATCCACTATATAACTTCCCCAAGGTTGATGGCAGCAACAACACGTACAGggaagataaaaatttactGTATTGGTACCTTGAATTTGATTATAACTTAAACAGTATTGGGACTAACAACAGGTTACTGGAACTTCTGGATGAGCTGGAAAACACCATAGAAGAGTATAACTTGGATAACAAATTTGTTCAATCACTACTATCTTTACTGAACAT GTATTTCGACAGGCTTTTGTTTAGAAACATTTCTTTAACCAAGTACACaaaagtattaaaatattcaaagcTATACTACTCTCTTTTGAATACCCACTTGTCATCAACTAGTACCTACACTCCCCCTAAAGGTTCCAGTACCCCTAGTACTCAAGATACAGGTTCAAAGATGAGTGAAAACCCAGAAGTTGGCCCTGAAGAGTTGGATAAATCCAGTGGAGCTCCCGACAAGTTAAGCCTGGTTGATTACAGAAAGTTGTTCCTGGAAAATAAGAAACCATACCACCTGGCCAGCGCAATAGCTTACACAAACGGCCTACCACATGTTGGTCACGCATACGAGGCAGTGATCTGCGATGTCATAAGCCGCTACTACAGAATGTTCGGAAGGAGAGTCATCTTCTCAACAGGAACGGATGAACATGGAATCAAGGTTTTAACCACTGCAAAACAACAGAACAAAACTCCAATTGAGGTGTGCGACTATTACTCCAACGAGTTTAAGAAATTCTACGAGAGGTTGCTGGTTGAATACGACAGGTTCATAAGGACAACCAGCGAGTCACACATGAAAGCTGCTAAAACCATCTGGAGAACAGTTTTCAAAAAGGGTGACATATATCTGGGTGAATACAACGGCTATTACTCAATGAGAGAGGAACGTTTTATCCCGAATACGGAAGCCAAATTAACTGACTTCAAGGACCCAGTTTCAGGGAAACCATACGATTTAATGTCAGAGAGTAGTTATTTCTTTACTATGGAACGTTATCGCACTCCTCTCGTTGAGTATATTAGCACAAACCAGGATTTCATATACCCTAAAAAAGTCAGAAACGAGATTTTAACCAGACTTAAGGACCAACTGGACGACTTGAGCATTTCTAGAACCTCATTTGACTGGGGAATTGAGGTGCCATCCACAGACGACATAGTCATAACGGAATACGTTAACAACGACGTTAATCTTGGGTATAACCACGACAATAAGTTGTTTAACGAGTCTAAATTCTATAATGAAGTTAATAAAGGAGACTTAACCAAGAAGGTTAAAGCTTCACACTCAGATGATCAGTCTGACGGTGATAAGTCTGATCAAAGCAAAGTACCTGTCAGCTCCAATCAACATCAAAATTCCAGTAACAACGTTGGTGCTACAGGTGTTAGTCCCACTAGCAAAAAAACAGAGCGTGAAAAACACGTTATGTATGTTTGGTTTGACGCATTGTCGTTTTATATGACGTCATCTGGACTAGGTGAGTCTTTAAGCGAAATGACGTATTGGCCTACAGATTTGCAAGTTATTGGGAAGGATATTTCTTGGTTCCAGTCCGTGATACTTGCCACGATGTGCTTCTCAATGGGCCTACCCCTGACGAGAAAAATACTGGCGCACGGCTTTATTCAAGGGTCAGACGGTCGAAAAATGTCAAAGTCGCTGGGTAACGTCCTTAATTTGGACGAGTTACTCCAGGAGGTTGGGGTGGAAAGTTTTAGgtattatttgttaaagaGTACGGTTATGGGATCAGATGTTAACTTTGACCAAAACCAGCTTAAGGAAATGCATAACTCAGATTTAGCAGACAATGTAGGAAATCTGGTGCACAGACTTACAAGTCTGGTAACAAAGTACAATGAAGGTGTTTTGCCATCATATAAGTCCAAAGTTAAATCACCATTTGATTTTGTGGAATTCATGAAAGAGTGTTCAGACTACGTCTTGAAGTTGGACATATATAACGTATTAATGCTAACTAATATGAAGTTTAAGGATCTGAACAATTACTTGACGGTTACTACTCCATGGGCTGAAAAGAACCAGGACAAAAGAGACTCGGTTTTACGAGTTTTACTTGAATCTGTTTACTTTTTGGCTCACTTTCTATATCCAGTGCTGCCGCAATCAATGGAGCGCCTATTTTTGAAGTTGGGAACACCAAAAAAGCAGAATGTTTGGGAGTTATCTCTTAACCTGGATAACCTTGAGAAGGATTCTAATGTTTCAGTAGGGGATATTTTGTACCAAAAGTTTAATTTGCCAGAAAAGTCAAAGGCTTAA
- the CDKC-2 gene encoding Protein kinase domain protein, with amino-acid sequence MNYYWPLGSDTSGGSRPLKLKLESKTESSIIRLKENHIKLISSRISGNLDKIIDSLSEHELNRLYSEIGPIPTTANEFFTFLGSFIPSFSDQDRPTILIDKLKNYCKKEAQLDHLEHIRKDWELITRITNSNKLESYIPLVKLEGKTLEPLLSQLERKNHLLNDKEHDFKLLFPSSGPVRLKNFVKIHQVGQGAYGDVWLAEDIVNKKPVALKKLKLNEEREGFPKNAIREILLLNSLKHKNIVNLLGICYSKSYSTSLLSDGLSSSKEELNEDDHKSKFNPKNPDKSKSAYGHTPSYSRRGSHDKGRDFHRSHREARNKPSNADQNKNDEDKNKNKNRDKDKKNDRENVWMVFEYLPFDLSGYIEALRDPHEKYDKLARPSVWLSIGEIKTIMRQLFRALNYCHKNNVLHRDLKTANLLMDQDGVIKLADFGLARFLPHGKGLLTNRVVTLWYRSPELLLGSESYDFSVDLWSAGCIMSELVSGSHIFAADKESLILKLICEYLGLPDEADLKYLRTLPLWNDKNSNPLHPERIGSIITRQREFEKIFTKVNQLGKDGWDLLKTLFSWSPSTRITAKQALLHPWFTNEPLPKLLTNRHNIKAAHNFMTKNQRKRENLRPSQKRHEYVKYANTGDIRKVLKKQLSISL; translated from the coding sequence ATGAATTATTACTGGCCACTCGGTAGTGACACTAGTGGAGGTTCAAGGCCATTAAAACTCAAGTTAGAATCCAAAACAGAATCCTCTATAATCAGATTAAAGGAGAATCACATTAAGTTGATTTCATCAAGAATCTCAGGCAAtcttgataaaattatagaTTCTTTGAGTGAACATGAATTAAATCGACTATACTCAGAGATAGGACCGATTCCTACAACTGCAAATGAGTTTTTTACTTTTCTTGGATCCTTTATCCCATCTTTCTCTGATCAGGATAGACCAACAATATTGATCGataagttaaaaaattattgtaaaaaagaAGCACAACTCGATCATTTGGAACATATCAGAAAGGATTGGGAACTTATAACTCGGATAACAAATTCAAATAAACTTGAGTCATATATACCCCTTGTAAAATTAGAAGGAAAGACTCTAGAGCCTTTATTGAGTCAGTTAGAAAGGAAGAATCACCTTTTAAATGACAAAGAAcatgattttaaattactatttCCCTCCTCTGGTCCAGTCAGGTTGAAAAACTTTGTAAAAATTCATCAAGTTGGTCAAGGAGCTTATGGAGACGTTTGGTTGGCAGAGGatattgtaaataagaAGCCGGTAGCTTTAAAGAAGCTGAAACTGAACGAGGAGAGGGAGGGGTTTCCAAAAAATGCCATTCGCGAGATCTTGTTGCTGAACTCACTAAAACATAAAAACattgtaaatttactaGGTATTTGCTATTCTAAATCTTACAGCACCTCATTGTTATCTGATGGATTGAGCAGTAGCAAAGAAGAACTAAACGAAGATGACCATAAGTCTAAATTCAACCCTAAGAATCCTGATAAATCAAAGTCAGCGTACGGCCATACTCCAAGTTACAGCCGTAGGGGCAGTCACGATAAAGGGAGGGATTTTCATAGGAGTCACAGGGAAGCCAGGAACAAACCATCTAATGCCGACCAAAACAAGAATGATGAGGATAAGAACAAGAATAAGAATAGAGATAAGGATAAGAAAAATGATAGGGAAAACGTGTGGATGGTTTTTGAATACTTGCCATTTGATTTAAGTGGATATATAGAGGCACTTAGGGACCCACATGAGAAGTATGATAAACTCGCAAGGCCTTCAGTTTGGCTGAGTATCGGGGAAATTAAGACTATAATGCGTCAGTTATTTAGGGCTTTGAATTATTGtcataaaaataatgttcTGCACAGAGATTTAAAAACTGCAAATCTACTCATGGATCAAGATGGAGTGATAAAACTGGCTGATTTTGGTCTAGCCAGATTCTTGCCTCATGGGAAGGGCTTGTTAACCAATAGGGTTGTTACTCTGTGGTACAGATCGCCTGAACTCCTACTTGGAAGTGAAAGTTATGATTTCTCAGTTGATTTATGGAGTGCTGGGTGCATAATGAGTGAGTTGGTTTCAGGATCACATATTTTTGCAGCTGATAAGGAGTctctaattttaaaactgatTTGTGAATACTTGGGATTACCTGACGAGGcagatttaaaatatttacgTACGCTTCCACTTTGGAACGATAAGAATTCAAACCCTCTGCACCCTGAAAGGATAGGCTCCATAATAACTCGTCAAAGGGAGTTTGAAAAGATTTTTACCAAGGTTAATCAGCTCGGAAAAGATGGCTGGGATTTGCTTAAAACTCTCTTTTCGTGGTCTCCTTCCACTAGAATCACTGCCAAACAAGCACTTCTTCATCCCTGGTTTACAAACGAGCCTCTTCCGAAATTATTGACAAACCGTCATAACATCAAGGCAGCTCACAACTTCATGACCAAGAATCAACGCAAGCGTGAAAATCTTAGGCCTTCTCAAAAAAGGCAcgaatatgtaaaatatgcaAATACTGGTGATATAAGAAAAGTCTTAAAGAAACAGCTCTCGATATCTTTGTAA
- a CDS encoding Anion-transporting ATPase family protein yields the protein MESDNGLNLRNDVKNLVEQETYKWIFVGGKGGVGKTTISCSLSSILSERRESVLLLSTDPAHSLSDAFNQKFTDTPTLVNGYENLYAMELDVTRVADTGFGLNETKMFLQTIPELFQMLPGIDEALSFSELLQSVQSMKYSVIVFDTAPTGHTLKFLNLPDTLDKLLESFLKVESLCGVAMKLFSALNNSLPKEEIFQKLKRFKSNLTLIMNQMKDPNRTTFVCVCIPEFLSVYETERLIQSLAKTDIDCSYIIVNQVLSYINLEEHVKNTQNSLENLSPENKKVLDCFFELVLEQQNNLNGRLSIQRKYIEDIKQLYEGFFNIVAIKQYKYEVRGSEAIKEFSKALLKHSPIPDS from the exons ATGGAGTCTGATAATGGATTGAATTTGAGGAACGATGTTAAGAATCTTGTTGAGCAAGAGACTTATAAATGGATATTTGTAGGAGGGAAGGGAGGTGTAGGAAAAACTACAATTTCATGTTCATTATCGTCAATCCTATCAGAAAGAAGAGAATCC gtTCTTCTCTTATCAACAGATCCAGCCCACAGCCTGAGCGATGCTTTCAACCAAAAGTTTACCGACACACCAACTCTAGTAAACGGATACGAAAATTTATACGCCatg GAGTTGGACGTTACAAGAGTTGCAGATACAGGTTTCGGATTAAATGAAACAAAAATGTTCCTTCAAACTATACCAGAGCTGTTCCAAATGCTCCCTGGCATTGACGAGGCTTTATCTTTTTCTGAGCTTTTACA ATCTGTCCAATCCATGAAGTATTCTGTAATTGTGTTTGATACAGCGCCAACAGGCCATACACTCAAGTTTTTGAACCTACCTGATACCTTGGATAAGCTTCTTGAGAGTTTTCTAAAGGTGGAATCACTGTGCGGAGTCGCAATGAAGCTGTTTTCGGCATTAAATAACTCCTTACCTAAGGAAGAAATATTCCAGAAACTTAAAAGGTTCAAGAGCAACTTGACACTAATAATGAACCAAATGAAGGATCCG aACCGAACAACTTTTGTTTGCGTCTGCATCCCTGAATTCTTAAGCGTCTACGAGACCGAGAGGCTCATCCAAAGTTTAGCCAAAACTGATATAGACTGTTCgtatattattgtaaaCCAAGTGTTGAGTTATATTAACTTGGAAGAAcatgtaaaaaatacccaAAACTCTCTGGAAAACCTATCAccagaaaataaaaaagtgCTAGACTGCTTTTTTGaactt GTGTTGGAACAACAAAATAACCTAAATGGCAGATTAAGCATACAAAGAAAATATATAGAAgatattaaacaattatacGAAGGCTTCTTTAATATCG tcGCAATCAAACAGTACAAGTATGAAGTTAGAGGAAGTGAAGCAATAAAGGAGTTTTCAAAGGCTTTACTAAAACATTCACCAATCCCAGATTCCtaa